In Nicotiana tabacum cultivar K326 chromosome 17, ASM71507v2, whole genome shotgun sequence, one DNA window encodes the following:
- the LOC107826013 gene encoding uncharacterized protein LOC107826013 isoform X1, whose translation MATRRGAKRSVIEISSSSEQKNGDEEYEGSSEESEPLSESDDDDFDSSASSESDGDYEEYDDEDDIEEESKESECDRVLRLLQGVGDLKKLKGELRKLTLTDYKAYLRSNGLRLSGTKEECVERIIEHWRMKDGNGQRLYPRSSFTINCTGDVCKGDVVLFTQKVYKNFDKMTRGGELLGKRTIAGRIVKESYGATKQQHTFTVRLKRNFGVHPEMSDFIRVEVLWSQGVKKLSALFPLLVKGRNLYKLTFRQRWKNEKERLEVLAEKHKRGEAARFIRATRKSKSIKPTKVSSKNKGNKRQKLDHHRRPSEMIQTSKVKKHNCSIDERGKAMVRSKRKKHRHEKPRPPGRLNLAESRNSRAPMRYPNIVPAIGETSLQFNYPSTNNFRHFESDYYGLGGVPYSYSSNWHSAPRSHLSSYSSYALPAPDHQQYDHGSYPNFSYPRYVSQSSNHSRFLGMVGTHRSSGSFPFVNYERR comes from the exons ATGGCGACGAGGAGAGGAGCAAAACGCAGTGTTATTGAAATTTCTTCTTCTTCCGAACAAAAAAATGGAGATGAAGAATATGAAGGAAGCTCAGAAGAATCAGAACCATTATCAGAATCGGATGACGATGATTTTGACTCCTCCGCCTCAAG CGAAAGCGATGGTGATTACGaagaatatgatgatgaggatgatatcgAAGAGGAAAGTAAGGAGTCGGAGTGCGACAGAGTCCTTCGCCTTCTCCAAG GGGTTGGAGATTTGAAGAAGCTAAAGGGAGAATTGAGGAAGCTAACCTTGACGGACTATAAAGCATATTTGCGGTCGAATGGGTTGAGGTTATCTGGTACAAAAGAAGAATGTGTAGAGAGGATCATAGAGCACTGGAG GATGAAAGATGGAAATGGTCAAAGACTATATCCCAGATCATCATTTACTATAAACTGCACCG GTGACGTATGTAAAGGAGATGTTGTATTATTCACACAGAAAGTGTACAAGAA TTTTGACAAGATGACAAGGGGTGGAGAACTATTAGGGAAGAGAACCATCGCTGGGAGGATTGTTAAGGAGAGTTATGGTGCTACCAAACAACAGCATACCTTTACGGTAAGGCTCAAGAGAAATTTTGGAGTGCACCCAGAGATGTCTGATTTTATAAGG GTTGAGGTGTTATGGAGCCAAGGGGTTAAAAAATTATCTGCACTTTTCCCGTTGCTTGTGAAGGGACGGAACCTTTATAAGTTGACTTTCAGACAG AGATGGAAGAATGAAAAGGAAAGATTAGAAGTGCTTGCAGAGAAGCACAAACGTGGAGAAGCAGCAAGATTTATTAGagcaacaagaaaatcaaaatcaataaaGCCGACAAAAGTGTCCTCTAAAAATAAAG GTAACAAGCGTCAGAAACTTGATCATCATAGGAGGCCAAGCGAAATGATACAGACAAGCAAAGTAAAGAAACATAATTGTTCTATTGATGAACGCGGGAAAGCAATGGtgagaagcaaaagaaaaaaacacCGCCATGAAAAGCCTCGTCCACCTGGGAGATTGAATTTGGCAGAGTCCAGAAATAGTAGAGCCCCTATGAGGTATCCAAACATTGTGCCTGCCATTGGGGAGACCTCATTACAGTTCAATTATCCTTCAACGAATAATTTCCGCCATTTTGAATCAGATTATTACGGGCTAGGAGGAGTACCATATTCGTATTCATCTAACTGGCATTCAGCACCAAGATCACATTTAAGCTCTTATTCCTCGTATGCTCTGCCTGCTCCAGATCATCAACAATATGAtcatggaagctatcctaattttTCATATCCTAGGTATGTATCTCAGTCTAGTAATCATTCCCGTTTTCTTGGCATGGTGGGAACTCACAGATCATCTGGTTCATTCCCATTTGTAAACTATGAACGTAGATAA
- the LOC107826013 gene encoding uncharacterized protein LOC107826013 isoform X2, with the protein MATRRGAKRSVIEISSSSEQKNGDEEYEGSSEESEPLSESDDDDFDSSASSESDGDYEEYDDEDDIEEESKESECDRVLRLLQGVGDLKKLKGELRKLTLTDYKAYLRSNGLRLSGTKEECVERIIEHWRMKDGNGQRLYPRSSFTINCTGDVCKGDVVLFTQKVYKNFDKMTRGGELLGKRTIAGRIVKESYGATKQQHTFTVEVLWSQGVKKLSALFPLLVKGRNLYKLTFRQRWKNEKERLEVLAEKHKRGEAARFIRATRKSKSIKPTKVSSKNKGNKRQKLDHHRRPSEMIQTSKVKKHNCSIDERGKAMVRSKRKKHRHEKPRPPGRLNLAESRNSRAPMRYPNIVPAIGETSLQFNYPSTNNFRHFESDYYGLGGVPYSYSSNWHSAPRSHLSSYSSYALPAPDHQQYDHGSYPNFSYPRYVSQSSNHSRFLGMVGTHRSSGSFPFVNYERR; encoded by the exons ATGGCGACGAGGAGAGGAGCAAAACGCAGTGTTATTGAAATTTCTTCTTCTTCCGAACAAAAAAATGGAGATGAAGAATATGAAGGAAGCTCAGAAGAATCAGAACCATTATCAGAATCGGATGACGATGATTTTGACTCCTCCGCCTCAAG CGAAAGCGATGGTGATTACGaagaatatgatgatgaggatgatatcgAAGAGGAAAGTAAGGAGTCGGAGTGCGACAGAGTCCTTCGCCTTCTCCAAG GGGTTGGAGATTTGAAGAAGCTAAAGGGAGAATTGAGGAAGCTAACCTTGACGGACTATAAAGCATATTTGCGGTCGAATGGGTTGAGGTTATCTGGTACAAAAGAAGAATGTGTAGAGAGGATCATAGAGCACTGGAG GATGAAAGATGGAAATGGTCAAAGACTATATCCCAGATCATCATTTACTATAAACTGCACCG GTGACGTATGTAAAGGAGATGTTGTATTATTCACACAGAAAGTGTACAAGAA TTTTGACAAGATGACAAGGGGTGGAGAACTATTAGGGAAGAGAACCATCGCTGGGAGGATTGTTAAGGAGAGTTATGGTGCTACCAAACAACAGCATACCTTTACG GTTGAGGTGTTATGGAGCCAAGGGGTTAAAAAATTATCTGCACTTTTCCCGTTGCTTGTGAAGGGACGGAACCTTTATAAGTTGACTTTCAGACAG AGATGGAAGAATGAAAAGGAAAGATTAGAAGTGCTTGCAGAGAAGCACAAACGTGGAGAAGCAGCAAGATTTATTAGagcaacaagaaaatcaaaatcaataaaGCCGACAAAAGTGTCCTCTAAAAATAAAG GTAACAAGCGTCAGAAACTTGATCATCATAGGAGGCCAAGCGAAATGATACAGACAAGCAAAGTAAAGAAACATAATTGTTCTATTGATGAACGCGGGAAAGCAATGGtgagaagcaaaagaaaaaaacacCGCCATGAAAAGCCTCGTCCACCTGGGAGATTGAATTTGGCAGAGTCCAGAAATAGTAGAGCCCCTATGAGGTATCCAAACATTGTGCCTGCCATTGGGGAGACCTCATTACAGTTCAATTATCCTTCAACGAATAATTTCCGCCATTTTGAATCAGATTATTACGGGCTAGGAGGAGTACCATATTCGTATTCATCTAACTGGCATTCAGCACCAAGATCACATTTAAGCTCTTATTCCTCGTATGCTCTGCCTGCTCCAGATCATCAACAATATGAtcatggaagctatcctaattttTCATATCCTAGGTATGTATCTCAGTCTAGTAATCATTCCCGTTTTCTTGGCATGGTGGGAACTCACAGATCATCTGGTTCATTCCCATTTGTAAACTATGAACGTAGATAA
- the LOC107826013 gene encoding zinc finger CCCH domain-containing protein 62-like isoform X4 codes for MATRRGAKRSVIEISSSSEQKNGDEEYEGSSEESEPLSESDDDDFDSSASSESDGDYEEYDDEDDIEEESKESECDRVLRLLQGVGDLKKLKGELRKLTLTDYKAYLRSNGLRLSGTKEECVERIIEHWRMKDGNGQRLYPRSSFTINCTGDVCKGDVVLFTQKVYKNFDKMTRGGELLGKRTIAGRIVKESYGATKQQHTFTVEVLWSQGVKKLSALFPLLVKGRNLYKLTFRQRWKNEKERLEVLAEKHKRGEAARFIRATRKSKSIKPTKVSSKNKGNKRQKLDHHRRPSEMIQTSKVKKHNCSIDERGKAMVRSKRKKHRHEKPRPPGRLNLAESRNSRAPMRLLRARRSTIFVFI; via the exons ATGGCGACGAGGAGAGGAGCAAAACGCAGTGTTATTGAAATTTCTTCTTCTTCCGAACAAAAAAATGGAGATGAAGAATATGAAGGAAGCTCAGAAGAATCAGAACCATTATCAGAATCGGATGACGATGATTTTGACTCCTCCGCCTCAAG CGAAAGCGATGGTGATTACGaagaatatgatgatgaggatgatatcgAAGAGGAAAGTAAGGAGTCGGAGTGCGACAGAGTCCTTCGCCTTCTCCAAG GGGTTGGAGATTTGAAGAAGCTAAAGGGAGAATTGAGGAAGCTAACCTTGACGGACTATAAAGCATATTTGCGGTCGAATGGGTTGAGGTTATCTGGTACAAAAGAAGAATGTGTAGAGAGGATCATAGAGCACTGGAG GATGAAAGATGGAAATGGTCAAAGACTATATCCCAGATCATCATTTACTATAAACTGCACCG GTGACGTATGTAAAGGAGATGTTGTATTATTCACACAGAAAGTGTACAAGAA TTTTGACAAGATGACAAGGGGTGGAGAACTATTAGGGAAGAGAACCATCGCTGGGAGGATTGTTAAGGAGAGTTATGGTGCTACCAAACAACAGCATACCTTTACG GTTGAGGTGTTATGGAGCCAAGGGGTTAAAAAATTATCTGCACTTTTCCCGTTGCTTGTGAAGGGACGGAACCTTTATAAGTTGACTTTCAGACAG AGATGGAAGAATGAAAAGGAAAGATTAGAAGTGCTTGCAGAGAAGCACAAACGTGGAGAAGCAGCAAGATTTATTAGagcaacaagaaaatcaaaatcaataaaGCCGACAAAAGTGTCCTCTAAAAATAAAG GTAACAAGCGTCAGAAACTTGATCATCATAGGAGGCCAAGCGAAATGATACAGACAAGCAAAGTAAAGAAACATAATTGTTCTATTGATGAACGCGGGAAAGCAATGGtgagaagcaaaagaaaaaaacacCGCCATGAAAAGCCTCGTCCACCTGGGAGATTGAATTTGGCAGAGTCCAGAAATAGTAGAGCCCCTATGAG ATTATTACGGGCTAGGAGGAGTACCATATTCGTATTCATCTAA
- the LOC107826013 gene encoding zinc finger CCCH domain-containing protein 62-like isoform X3 → MATRRGAKRSVIEISSSSEQKNGDEEYEGSSEESEPLSESDDDDFDSSASSESDGDYEEYDDEDDIEEESKESECDRVLRLLQGVGDLKKLKGELRKLTLTDYKAYLRSNGLRLSGTKEECVERIIEHWRMKDGNGQRLYPRSSFTINCTGDVCKGDVVLFTQKVYKNFDKMTRGGELLGKRTIAGRIVKESYGATKQQHTFTVRLKRNFGVHPEMSDFIRVEVLWSQGVKKLSALFPLLVKGRNLYKLTFRQRWKNEKERLEVLAEKHKRGEAARFIRATRKSKSIKPTKVSSKNKGNKRQKLDHHRRPSEMIQTSKVKKHNCSIDERGKAMVRSKRKKHRHEKPRPPGRLNLAESRNSRAPMRLLRARRSTIFVFI, encoded by the exons ATGGCGACGAGGAGAGGAGCAAAACGCAGTGTTATTGAAATTTCTTCTTCTTCCGAACAAAAAAATGGAGATGAAGAATATGAAGGAAGCTCAGAAGAATCAGAACCATTATCAGAATCGGATGACGATGATTTTGACTCCTCCGCCTCAAG CGAAAGCGATGGTGATTACGaagaatatgatgatgaggatgatatcgAAGAGGAAAGTAAGGAGTCGGAGTGCGACAGAGTCCTTCGCCTTCTCCAAG GGGTTGGAGATTTGAAGAAGCTAAAGGGAGAATTGAGGAAGCTAACCTTGACGGACTATAAAGCATATTTGCGGTCGAATGGGTTGAGGTTATCTGGTACAAAAGAAGAATGTGTAGAGAGGATCATAGAGCACTGGAG GATGAAAGATGGAAATGGTCAAAGACTATATCCCAGATCATCATTTACTATAAACTGCACCG GTGACGTATGTAAAGGAGATGTTGTATTATTCACACAGAAAGTGTACAAGAA TTTTGACAAGATGACAAGGGGTGGAGAACTATTAGGGAAGAGAACCATCGCTGGGAGGATTGTTAAGGAGAGTTATGGTGCTACCAAACAACAGCATACCTTTACGGTAAGGCTCAAGAGAAATTTTGGAGTGCACCCAGAGATGTCTGATTTTATAAGG GTTGAGGTGTTATGGAGCCAAGGGGTTAAAAAATTATCTGCACTTTTCCCGTTGCTTGTGAAGGGACGGAACCTTTATAAGTTGACTTTCAGACAG AGATGGAAGAATGAAAAGGAAAGATTAGAAGTGCTTGCAGAGAAGCACAAACGTGGAGAAGCAGCAAGATTTATTAGagcaacaagaaaatcaaaatcaataaaGCCGACAAAAGTGTCCTCTAAAAATAAAG GTAACAAGCGTCAGAAACTTGATCATCATAGGAGGCCAAGCGAAATGATACAGACAAGCAAAGTAAAGAAACATAATTGTTCTATTGATGAACGCGGGAAAGCAATGGtgagaagcaaaagaaaaaaacacCGCCATGAAAAGCCTCGTCCACCTGGGAGATTGAATTTGGCAGAGTCCAGAAATAGTAGAGCCCCTATGAG ATTATTACGGGCTAGGAGGAGTACCATATTCGTATTCATCTAA